The DNA segment GGGTCTGTGGCAGCAGGGGCCAACAGACAAGCATGTATCTGCGCACAGGGGGGCagccacagacacacacacacacacacacacacacacacacacacggcgcgGAAAGGCCATGCGGCGCAACTAGCATGTGCGTCATCACACCGGTGCGCGCAGCATCGTAGCGTGGAACGAGGTGCGCCTTGCGCCTCGAGCAACCCGCGAGTCTCGCGTCGCATGCCCGGCACAGTGCCGGATCGGCCGCCCTCACCGCAGAAAGCGGGTGGGGATCGAGGCGCTGACGGGGTTGGGGGCACCACAGCGCTAGAAGAGTTGGTGGGCGGCACACCGTCTGCGCGCCATCTTGTCGCTGCAGGAATCCAAAGTGCGGACAGGTGGATGTGCGCAGCCGGGCGAGGAGGGTGGCCTGCCGTCGCGGGCcgcatcgcgtggtgcgcggTTTCGGGGGATGTTGGACCTGGCGTCTGCGGCCAGTGACCACCAGGCCCGTTAGTAATCCATGCAgctggcgccggcgcctctgccacTGCCAATTCACACAAGCCTGCCAGATTCGGCCTTGCGCTCCAACTCACAGCGGCCAAAGACAAACTCAAGTGAGAGACGCACGCGACGGGCTACAGTAGCGCCGGCACCTGTGCCCCAATGCATCGCAGCATGCCATCTGTCACTCTTGTAGGGCCCGCGCCGAGCGCCATGAGCAAGGAGAGCGAGTCCGTGGCAACGCCCACACTTGTTTTCCCGTGCCTTGGTTGCTCCAGTTGCCTTCGAAGCATGTCCAGCCCCAGCTCCACTGCCTCgccctcggcgccgtcgctgctagCACGGAGGCCGCAGCATTTCGCCGCCGTGCCTATGGGTGTATTATTAGCGTACAGCATcgcgggtgctgctgatttggcgtctgtctgtgccgCACCATCCGCCAGTAGCGATTAGGGGAGCCTGGCAGcaaatcaaaaaaaaaacgagagaggtgctgcctgcgcgccgctAGTCTCTCCTCATCCGGAGAGCccacccgcagcagctgccagGGAGTGATatgctggcgcgcgcgcgcgaccgCTGCGCATGTgggctgtgcgcgcgtgcggagaTGTGAAGAGATCGAAAACGACATAAGCATACAGCAAAACGTGCTCTAGGAGTGGAGCCAAAACAAAGGAGAGTGATGCAGTACGAGACATGGACGAAAAGCGTTGCTGTCAGGGAAGGATGTGGTGCATCCACGAAGCTGCGAAGAGTGccgtgcgtgtacgtgcgtgaAAGGAACCCACCacagcatacacacacacacacacactcactcaGGATACACGGATGCTTTATGTGTCACCAAAGGAGGAAAAAGAGTTGCACGGTCAGATGAGCCTGCGAAGCGAATCAAGCGCAAAAACGAGAGCAAcaatagaaaaaaaaaatgactCGCCCGTGCCTTGGGGTCTCGACCTACGGGCACCTCGGCAACCGCACTTCCACTCGGGGCCGTCAACGAGGAGATTCACGAGTGAAGAAGAGAGGCAAGACGCGAGGCGGGTGGCGGAATCGGTGAAATGTGATTCCTTGTAACTtcgaaaaacaaacaaaaaatgAAAACAACACAAAACCCTTCTTGAACGTGCTCCGAAGTATACGGCATGCTGAGTTTCGCCGTCGTGTCGCAgtgaaaagggggaaaagtAAAGCACAGGCGTACATttacgcacgcacgcatcatACACGAGAGGTGCTCACAGGTCCGTGTATGGACCACTGTTTCCTGCCGGTGCTGACAGCCAGAGGTGCAGCCAGTCATACACGAGCAAACAGAGGCGAAAGTCCAGAAATAGGGACAACCGACGAAAAACAACTAAAAAAGGCTTTCAGAAAGCCGGGACGGAAGAAAGGAGAGGCTGCAGCCGCgtttctctgtttttttttttttttcgtgccATATTCGACGTGCCCGTTCGCTGCCACGAAGCACGAGATCAAACGCTACATCACCGCTCCCGCGGCCCTGTCACAGGCTccacatcgcgtggtgcgaagcggCCACAGACAGACGTGaaacagcagtgcgccgacccagtcatcggagagcacggcctctgcctcgtgCGATACCCAACCACCCCAtagccgctcccccatcgtgccggtcgccacgtgGCGCATCCCCCGCGCGGTGGCACTCAGGCTCCCCCgacaccagtgggcagcgcgtgagggccgggggtgggatgcGTCCGAGTCAGGTGGGCACTCTGCCTAatcatatggatggcacacgagtgctcaccgtcgccggtcgctccgacgcaacgccatccaggaccttAGTGCCGGTATTAGTAGCGATAAATCACCGCGACGCCCCTGCCTCGTAGGCGCGTGACCGTCTCATCGCCAGAAGCAGctcggcatttggcagggggatgggggagggctgctcggcttccccACACCGAGTGGaaggggatggagggaggtACGGAGCCGTGCCATGCCATgccaccacgcactgaggggtttgccccccccccccccctccaatGTCTTTAGCGGGTGAGCACAGCGCAACTGAAAACGGAAAAATAAATGAAGAGATAAAGTGGCGTTCTATATCGTCAACATGGTTTTGGGTTCCAAAACGAAAGCAAGCGGAGGTAGCAGTTACaacaggcagcagcgagccgaCGCGCACTGCAAAGCCTAGAGCTCCACttggcgcggcgcgcgctctGGGCACACACGACGGCGTCCCGGCCGACGAAGCGTTCAAGCAGTCGCCAATACCTTACACAAACGAAGGCGAGAAGCGCTTCACGCGATttgcctgctgctgtcgtgcAAGTTCCTCTCGCAGGAGCGATGTGGCCCGAAGCAGTGGTGTCGTGCTCTCTGACATGTAGCTCGTGCTCGATCGAGAGGTGCCGACCTGGCGCCAGTGTACGTCCGGCTCACGCGGGATGGAGTTGGGGAGTGATGGGGGCGACAGTGAGGTTTGGCGAAATGGGTGGTGTGAGGTCTCCACGGAAAACGAGCAATCGACCGGATAGCTCAGGCTTGGGCTACGCCCCAAACTGGGCGGCGACCCTACACGTTGCAGGTAGTTCTCCATGGTggccgcgtcgtcctcggcgtTCCGGTTTTCTGGGACATGGATCGGCGTGGAGCGAAGCTCGGTGGGATAGGCTGACGTCGACGAGCGGAGCGGCGTGGAGATGGAAAACATGTGCCGCCCGCGGGCCTGGACGGGCATGGGCATGATCAGCGGGGAGGCTATCTGCGTCGGGGCTGGCTCAGCGCgggtcgccgcggcggctgccaaGCGTGGTCGGCTGTCGAGCAGATTGACGCCGGCTTTCTGGGATAGGATCATGCGCTCCATctcgcgctgcaccgcgtaGTAGAGAAAGATGTACTGATCCTTGCGCTGCACCATCCCGGTGCGGCACGCCTTTAAGTGGCGTACGATGCAAGGAATGCTGATGTTTGCTTGACCAAGTTGAAACTGCGCGAGGGCGATGTGCAGACCAATAAAGACACCCGTCCGCCCAATGCCACCGGAGCAGTGCACCACGATCGGCGACTGTGTGCTACGCGGCGACTTGGCGATGGTATTGATCATTTCCATTAGTGTGACGCTGCTTTGCGGCACCCCTTGATCCGGCCAAGCCACGTACTGCATGTGATACACCTCCTTTTCGTCACCACGAACGCTGCGGAGCAGCAGTCGCCGATGAACCGAGTCCGGCCGCATGTTCTCCGCGACGAGGGTGACGGACAGCACCCCCATGTCGTATGCGGCGCCTCGTGGGGGCCAATAGGTTTCACTCTTTATCTTGCCGTTCTCCTTCACCGCGCAGAGCATCACAATGAAGGCCGAGTCATTCTCATACACCATGCGCCAAAAATCCAGCACAGTGTTCTTCATTGGTGCCTGCGTCGCAATGTACACAAAAGGCACCTTGAACTTTTCGCGCGCGTCGATGTAGTTGGCATTGATGTACGTGCCGTCTCCTTGGGAACCGGTCTCGTTCAGGCGCACGATCGTGCCCTCGTTCGGCTTCACATCGGGGAAGCGGTTCTTCGCCATGCTCGAACCGAGTGACGCGCTATAGTACTCATCCAAATTGCTCCGGATATATGcgtcgatgcggcgcagcttcgcTAGCTCCCGATCAAACCCATCTTCCATGGAGGGGTAAACACGCTcgccaaggcggcggaggtgcacaTCGAAGCGTTGCTTCTCCTTGAGTTGCTTTTCGTGCATTTTCTTGGCGTTGCTCTTGCTCCCCACAGCTTTCTGACCTGGGCACGTCGACGCACCTTTGACCCTCCTTCAGGCCCACCACAGCACAGCGATTACACGGTCGAAATGAACGAGGCCCCGCCAACGAAACACACATAAAGTCAACGACAGCGAGAGGCTGGAAATAAAGGTGAGGATGATAAAAACTCGACAACTACACAATGCAACGAGTGATACGAGCAGCAATAGTGAGAagcaaccacacacacacacacacggaacCTCTACACATACACTGAGGCGGCTATAATAAGAGCGCAGATGGGGcaacgagggagggggtgcttACCAAAAAAGTGCTTATCCACTTCTGCAAAGCACACGGAGGCGCGCCAGTCAAGAAGGGCAACAccgtttctcttttttttttccttctgaTCTTCGTGCGTTTGGAAGGGAAACACACAGCTCAGGAGATGACACTGACGGCTTCAATAAAGACGCGTAGGTGCCTGGAGAGGCTTTCTCTTCGGCTCCGCGATGAAATAGGCTCCCACCCGTCCACACCACCCAGAAAGAAGATCGTTAAGCAAGCACAGAGCAATACgaagcacacaaacgcaaCAGGAGCGACACACGGCACACGGCACTACCGTAACCAAGGGCAACAAAAAGTGAAAGAGGTCCGCCACGTaagaggaagaaggaggGGTGCAGCAAACAAAAACGCTTCCTGACCGCACTAACAGTGCTTTGAATAACACACTCAATCGGCTCTCTCACAGACACCTTCCGTACACCCCCAGCGCCACCGACGTGATGCCAGGCGACAGGTGCACGAAGGGCTTCAGGGGGCGACACCAGTTGATCAATGACAgcttcgtcgtcgccagcgctgcaACGTGGCTtcagagggggaggcgacgacgacgagtaCCACCATAAACgactgctgctcgcgcgctgcagctcgtggCTCCTACAGCTGAAACGAGCACTCCAGAGCTGAGAGTGAGGAAGGGGTCGAGGTTCCTCTGTATCGCCTTTttgcgcgtctgcgtctTCCCGCGGATGGTGCCGAAGCTGCTGATCTACGCTTCTGGTGAGCGCGTTTTCGCATGCTCCGCTTTACTCTGTGAGGGGCGACGTAGCGCAAGTTGCAGAGAGTCCACGGAGCGACACGCACGAACACAGAACAGCGCGGTGTCGCTGCCAGCAGCCACGCAACACTGTAAAGGAACACAAACGAGCTGAAAGGAGAGAGTGAAGGGCAGGGTGGATGGGTAGAACGGCACTCATACGTTCCACATGTCTGCTACtttcgcgtgcgcgcctctctctttcggAGAGGCGGTGTCGCAGAGCGCGGCAGTAAAGGCGCTTCaacacgtttttttttcttgttcgGTCTCCCCCCGCCCTGGTCCGCCGCGTGCGCtcacgcccccccccgcgccACGGCATACGGATGCGCCGATTGACATCACCCGCTTGCATTTTTCGTCTTCCTCTCGGCTCACACACTGAATAAAGAGCGTGATGACCCCGCGAAaagcacgcacaaacacaccacacacacacgtatatatatatataagcACGAGAACATAGGTGAAATAGTAGATGCGTAAGTGATGCGCGCACCGAACACAGGCAGCCAAAAGGGCTTTTTCCTCTTGGACGTGTCCATCTCACCACGAACACGTCCGCAACAGTGTATACACGCCTCCGCAACCACAGCGCCCCAACCCTCTggccgcacggcggcgacatCTCCTGGTCGCCGAGAACGAGCCGCCCTGCGGGGTagaagaggtggtggtggtgggccagACGCGTGCCGAATGAGCTCGAGGAACAAGTCGGCCAGCCTCCGGTGAGAGCCCTTCAGAGCCTCTGCAACCCGGCCGTATGCCATGCTTCCGGCACCCGTGCCCTCATATCAGCCCACCGCGTCGGACGCAGGAGACGCCGCATGCtctgcgcacacatgcgcccTGGCGTCGATTCGTATGGTGCCCTTCGCGCCCTTTTTCGCCCATCACTCTTGCGCATCGGACAACCGCACGCCTTGCATGGATGCGGCACACCCATGCCAGCTGTGCatggcagcgcctgcgcaccgtgcgCTCTCGCCTTTTCGAGATCCTGTGGCCTGCTTCAGCCACTCTCACTTGAGAGGAGAATTCGCAGCGTTGCCTGCCTACATCGGGACTGAGGAGAGGCGTAGAATGCGTGAAAAAGCGTTTCGACGAACGCGTAACACAACGAGAGCGGGGTGTGGCTGAGGCCAgtagttttttttttttttaggaTTTCAAGCAAACGAGAAGCGCCGAGGGACAAGGGGGCGGGGGACGTGCAACCTATCGATTTTCGCATGCTGGACGGAAGTCAATGTCTCggttcgctgctgctgcacagaaGTGCACGCTGAACTACCTCTGCGTGCACAACGGACGCACCAAGGTAAGGCCATGACTCTGGCACCTCAAGGCATGAAATCAGCCGGTGCCCCTTTCTTTTCCGCCGCTTTACGAGCCTCCTTTTCAaccatcctcctcccccgcacGCTCACGTCAACATAACACCCATACTACATTTTCTTTTCGGGTTCGGCCGAtgtggcagcggctgctgcgtgagCCACCTGGGAGCCCTCGATGGCTTGTCCATGCGGAGCCAGTGGTGTCGACTCCCCAAGCTTTCGAGGCAGGAATCCCTTGTTAGCACCCTCTTTCTCGACAGAAGAGGTATAGTTGCTCTCTGGATTCACAGCGTGCAGCATCTCGGGAGTCTTCTTGCGGCTCATCTCCTTCGACACCTCCTCTACTGCCAGGGCCGAGTACATGCGGTCCTCAGCAAGGTCGCCAATGTACGTGATATCGCGGCCGAAGATCTGGCTGCCGGCCCAATTCACGATTACGTAAAGCTTGCTGCGGATCGAGCCGAGGATCGTGAGGTAGGCGCTTTTCCACACCCACAGCGCCGCACAGCCGTTCAGGTCAAACTTAAACTTGTCGCCGAGCGAGACGATGGCGGAGCGGTTGCCGATGGAGGCCATGCTACCCAGACTGCGGTACACAAACGGTCTGCTCATCTGCTTTCCCTTGAGCAGATTGTTCATCTCCTTCCCGATGTAGCGGCCCTGGCGtgaggcgacggcggccagcgtcggcagcggtcTCTCGTTGCTGGCCGCGCAGTCGCCAGCGGCAAACACGTTCGGGATCGGCTTGCCATCGCGCAGAACGCGCAAGTGGTCGTCGATGGAGATGCGTCCGCGATTCGTTTTGTCGCACTTCAGTGCCTTCGTGACCGGACCCGAGCCGACACCGGTGCTCCACACCACCAACCCGGTCGGCAGCACCTCGCCTGACTTGGTGAACACCTCCTCGTCTGTCACACCCACTACGGCTGTCTTGCGGATTTCGACACCCAGCTGGTTCAGCCGGAGCTGGCCGtatcgccgcagcgcggtaTCAAAGGATCCGAGTACCTCAcccgcctccagcacggtCACCTTACAGTATGGCAGCAGTGAGGTGTTGACGTTCTTGATGTCTTCCCGGAAAAACTCGGCGAGGTTGGCGGCAAACTCGATACCTGTTGGACCGCCACCCACGACCACCGTGTGCAGCAgcctcttcgcctccgcgaTCGAGGTGGTTGGAAGATTAGCGGTCATGATGTTCTGCACGAGGCGCTTGCGGATGCCGCGGGCCTCGTTCACCTCACGCAGGAAGAACGCTTTCTCCTCCACACCAGGGATGTTGAACGTGTTGGGGCGGGCACCGTACGCCATGATGAGGTAGTCATACGGGACGCTAAATGTGTTAACCGGCACATTTTCCGAGCCGCCAACAACGCCGACGCCCACACACTTCACCTGCTTCTCGTCGAAATCCACGTCGTAGATGACGCTTCGAAGGAAGCGGTGTGGGGGCTTTGCAAGAGCAGGCTGAATGTTCGTGATGGGCTCACATACGGAGCGGAACTCAAGCGTGCCAGTCGTcgtctgcggcagcagcggggtgAAGACCATGTGGTTGCGAG comes from the Leishmania infantum JPCM5 genome chromosome 36 genome and includes:
- a CDS encoding putative tyrosine specific protein phosphatase, whose amino-acid sequence is MHEKQLKEKQRFDVHLRRLGERVYPSMEDGFDRELAKLRRIDAYIRSNLDEYYSASLGSSMAKNRFPDVKPNEGTIVRLNETGSQGDGTYINANYIDAREKFKVPFVYIATQAPMKNTVLDFWRMVYENDSAFIVMLCAVKENGKIKSETYWPPRGAAYDMGVLSVTLVAENMRPDSVHRRLLLRSVRGDEKEVYHMQYVAWPDQGVPQSSVTLMEMINTIAKSPRSTQSPIVVHCSGGIGRTGVFIGLHIALAQFQLGQANISIPCIVRHLKACRTGMVQRKDQYIFLYYAVQREMERMILSQKAGVNLLDSRPRLAAAAATRAEPAPTQIASPLIMPMPVQARGRHMFSISTPLRSSTSAYPTELRSTPIHVPENRNAEDDAATMENYLQRVGSPPSLGRSPSLSYPVDCSFSVETSHHPFRQTSLSPPSLPNSIPREPDVHWRQVGTSRSSTSYMSESTTPLLRATSLLREELARQQQANRVKRFSPSFV
- a CDS encoding putative NADH dehydrogenase, whose amino-acid sequence is MLRSTLRRLTKPNVVVLGTGWAGCYAALHVDPNLCNIHVISTRNHMVFTPLLPQTTTGTLEFRSVCEPITNIQPALAKPPHRFLRSVIYDVDFDEKQVKCVGVGVVGGSENVPVNTFSVPYDYLIMAYGARPNTFNIPGVEEKAFFLREVNEARGIRKRLVQNIMTANLPTTSIAEAKRLLHTVVVGGGPTGIEFAANLAEFFREDIKNVNTSLLPYCKVTVLEAGEVLGSFDTALRRYGQLRLNQLGVEIRKTAVVGVTDEEVFTKSGEVLPTGLVVWSTGVGSGPVTKALKCDKTNRGRISIDDHLRVLRDGKPIPNVFAAGDCAASNERPLPTLAAVASRQGRYIGKEMNNLLKGKQMSRPFVYRSLGSMASIGNRSAIVSLGDKFKFDLNGCAALWVWKSAYLTILGSIRSKLYVIVNWAGSQIFGRDITYIGDLAEDRMYSALAVEEVSKEMSRKKTPEMLHAVNPESNYTSSVEKEGANKGFLPRKLGESTPLAPHGQAIEGSQVAHAAAAATSAEPEKKM